The following proteins are co-located in the Pyrococcus abyssi GE5 genome:
- the rsmA gene encoding 16S rRNA (adenine(1518)-N(6)/adenine(1519)-N(6))-dimethyltransferase RsmA, with product MRDRLFFLLSKYGIRPNDRIGQHFLIVKDVIDKAIEVAEVSKSDVVLEVGPGLGFLTDELSKRAKKVFTIELDRRIIEILRNEYSWNNVEIIQGDAVKVEWPSFNKVVSNIPYQISSPFTFKLLKMEFERAVVMYQLEFALRMTAKPGDRNYSRLSLMTQALADVEIVMRIGKGAFYPKPKVDSALVLITPKKDRIELNESLVKALFQHRRKVVSKALRESAHMLGIKDVKTVKDILSSVPHSNKRVFHLTPEEVKEIEEYLREHRIIS from the coding sequence ATGAGGGATCGTCTTTTCTTTCTCCTTTCTAAATACGGAATTAGGCCAAATGATAGAATTGGACAACACTTTTTGATAGTCAAGGATGTCATAGACAAGGCAATTGAGGTAGCTGAAGTTAGTAAAAGCGACGTAGTCTTAGAGGTGGGCCCAGGATTGGGCTTCTTAACTGATGAGCTCTCAAAGAGGGCCAAGAAAGTCTTCACTATAGAGTTGGATAGGAGAATAATAGAAATCCTAAGGAACGAATATAGTTGGAATAACGTTGAGATAATTCAAGGGGATGCCGTAAAGGTCGAATGGCCAAGCTTCAATAAGGTCGTCTCGAACATTCCCTATCAAATTTCCTCCCCATTCACTTTCAAACTCCTTAAGATGGAATTCGAAAGGGCCGTCGTTATGTATCAGTTGGAGTTTGCACTGAGGATGACGGCTAAGCCGGGGGATAGGAACTATTCTAGGCTTTCACTCATGACTCAAGCGCTTGCCGATGTCGAAATTGTTATGAGAATTGGGAAGGGTGCATTCTATCCAAAACCCAAGGTTGACTCTGCCTTGGTTTTGATAACTCCTAAAAAGGATAGGATAGAGCTGAACGAATCCCTCGTAAAGGCGCTCTTCCAGCATAGGCGAAAGGTCGTTTCAAAAGCCTTGAGAGAATCCGCACACATGCTTGGAATTAAAGACGTGAAAACAGTGAAGGATATTCTTAGTTCCGTTCCACATTCGAATAAAAGGGTGTTTCACTTAACTCCGGAGGAAGTTAAAGAAATAGAAGAATACTTAAGGGAGCATAGAATAATTAGCTAG
- a CDS encoding DUF655 domain-containing protein, with the protein MDYHRRHPYHPSMRKKRHVEYEEYAYVLDYLPNGYPNLETGQYLGRPVAQVIGEKAFTLLEVTPKTDLMLYERVFIGKGERDKVSMINRKLTYNDLTDTAKAELPYVLEEIVKNNEDRFIKFFNVAPPITNRLHSLELLPGIGKKHMWDILEEREKKPFESFEDLKKRVKGLPDPVKMIAKRILDELQDKDKYKIFVGPNRIFRESNEK; encoded by the coding sequence ATGGATTATCACCGCAGACATCCCTATCATCCAAGCATGAGAAAGAAAAGGCATGTTGAATACGAGGAGTATGCTTACGTGCTTGATTACTTACCTAACGGTTATCCTAACTTGGAGACTGGCCAGTATCTGGGTAGGCCAGTCGCTCAGGTCATAGGAGAAAAGGCGTTCACACTGCTTGAAGTTACACCGAAAACTGATTTAATGCTGTACGAGAGGGTTTTCATCGGGAAGGGGGAAAGAGACAAGGTAAGCATGATAAACAGGAAGTTAACTTACAACGATTTAACTGACACTGCAAAGGCTGAGCTACCTTACGTTCTTGAAGAAATAGTAAAGAACAATGAGGATAGGTTCATAAAGTTCTTCAACGTTGCGCCACCAATTACGAATAGACTGCATAGCCTAGAGCTTCTTCCAGGAATAGGGAAGAAGCACATGTGGGATATACTTGAGGAGCGCGAGAAGAAACCCTTTGAGAGCTTTGAAGATCTAAAGAAGAGAGTTAAGGGATTACCGGATCCAGTGAAGATGATAGCGAAGAGGATACTTGACGAGTTACAGGACAAGGACAAGTACAAGATATTCGTTGGTCCAAATAGGATATTTAGGGAGTCCAATGAAAAATGA